GCGGGATCGACATGACCGTGCGGCGCAACGCGTTCGGCCGGCAGGTCGACTCGTTCGAGGCCGCCGTCCCGCTGACCGGTATGGGTGACACGCCGTACCACGCCGTTTTCATCCGCGCACCCTGGGTGGAGTCCGTCGGCGACGCCGTCGAGATCCTCGGACGCGCGGAGAGCGGGCCGAACGCCGGTAGGATCGTCGCCGTCCGCCAGGGGCGCCTCATGGCGACCGCGTTCCATCCGGAGTTGACAGGCGATTTCCGCGTGCACCACTACTTCGCCGATCTGGTGCGCCGGACGACAGAGGAGGATTGACAGATGTCCGGCCATTCCAAATGGGCGACGACCAAGCACAAGAAGGCGGCCCTCGACGCCAAGCGGGGCA
The sequence above is a segment of the Actinomadura coerulea genome. Coding sequences within it:
- the pdxT gene encoding pyridoxal 5'-phosphate synthase glutaminase subunit PdxT; translated protein: MTAVPTIGVLALQGDVREHARALEEAGARTVKVRRPDELERVDGLVLPGGESTTMWRLARSFELLEPLRKRIEAGMPAYGSCAGMIMLADRIRGGAAGQETVGGIDMTVRRNAFGRQVDSFEAAVPLTGMGDTPYHAVFIRAPWVESVGDAVEILGRAESGPNAGRIVAVRQGRLMATAFHPELTGDFRVHHYFADLVRRTTEED